The segment ATCATTCTGAACTCTGCTAATAGGGTAGGAAAACAAGAGCTTTTTAGGCACTTTGTCTGGAAGCTGTAGCTAATTTTTCTGGAAAAGTGAAAACCCTGTTAGAGGGAGAGTGAGAAACAGGCTCACCTGAAAGTATATgctctgttcctctccatgGAGCCCTCCTGCCAGAAATTGTTTCTGTGGCAACAAACTTCCTTCTAGCTGGGTTGTCTTGGAGTTTGATCTAGGCTTGCTTAGGCTCAGATCTGTCACCATGCCAGAATCAAATACAAATGCAAAACTGATCTGACCTACATGTAACAGAGAGGGCactctgctgctgttcctgttgCTCCACAGGAGCTGTCCTCCTGACATTCTCCACTCAGATGTTGCTACAGACATTGCTGCTAGGATGAGCCTGGACTTTCATTTCTGAACATTGTTGCTTTATTCAGCAAGGTCTCAAGCTTCCTTTCTCTTATTGTGTCCTATGGGCCAGCAGTAAAGACACAAAGCTTTGAACAGAGGTTGAGTTGCCaacagaggaagaggagataACAACGAATGAATTACAAAAGCAAATGTAATTGAACTATCAAAAGTTCAGTCACTTTAATGACACCTGAATAAAAGGCTAAAATATCAGTAGGGAAGAGTGGAAATATTTCAGAGATCTCTTGGTTTGGCTTGCTTTTAACTCAGTATTTTAGTAACCAttagaatgttttcattttatatcTGGAAACATTTCATCTTCCTTCTGCCAAGGAAGGAGAGCTTATACTCTGTGATGGATAATGATTTAGTGTCTACTTATATCTAATTAGAGGGTGTATCTGGTTTATTTTCCATGTTTAAGAACTGTTCAGACATAGCTTTTAAAATAGCAATTGTCTTTTAAACTTACAAGTGGCTTAAACTAAAATCCTTGAGACTATCATGTCAGAACATCATTATTTGGAATTTGAACTTATGTCCAAATTTCAGAGCTGGTTTTACACCTCCACCCCAAAGCAGAACCTGGATTTCTGAACAGCTCTCAATTTGGAATCTCACATCTCCTGTGCCAGCTTTTCCATCTCCTCATGAGTTCACCAGAACTCCCCTGTAACAAGCATTTGATTCTCTCCCTTTTCTCTGGTCAGAAGCATGTTTGGAAGTGTGAATGGTTTACAGCAAGGTTGTTGCTTTTGCTGTGAATTGCTTCTTTGATACTATTAAAGaagggggggtggggggtttGCATTTCTATGAGGTCATGCCTCTCCCACTATTTTTCTCAGCTTTCGTGTTGAACCTCTTTTATCCAGAAATGGAAAATCAGGAAATGGTAATGTAAGCAAACCTGCAGACACAGACTCCAGTGCTTTATTCAAAGTGATTAATCCACTGGGAACTAGGTTGTTGGAGTCCTGTACCctcaagtggaaaaaaaaaaaaaagactgacaTTTTCAATAGTCATCTAGGGAGCAAGAACAGCAATGAGGGAAAGAGGCCAGAGAAAAACCTTCTGCAAGGCACACAGCTTCTCGTGAGAACACAGAGAAATAACAATGGAGGAACATGTCTTCCATGTGAATATTGAGTCAGTTCTACAGGAAACTTGGGTAATCTCCAGaagggaaactgaaaaaaaagataagaaatTTAATTAAAGATAGCAATAAGGGATAGTTTAGTAGAGTTATGTTTCTACCAACTAGATGGGAACTATTTGAAGACATGCACAAATACATATGCATAATGCACTCCACACACCACCCCTCCAATTCTGTATCTAAgggagaaatacagaaatacagaacaAGAGCCAAAAAAAGACTCAACTGAGCCTAAAAGAAAACGAGCATAGCTAAACAGAAGTGCGTGGAAGGGCGGATGGTGTGCTAGACTAGGAAGAATTGGATCTAGAACAGAAAAATGTCTGAAGTGCACAATGGTGAGCAGTGTAAGCTGGAAACACAAATAGTACAAAGacacaaaataattatttttgttttttacatGGCAACAGTGCACACAGTGTTAGATGCTCCAGCTAAACAGATGCCTATCCGATGATGAATTTATTCTCTTTGATTAAGATAAATCcaaacacaagaaaaataattaagtcAAAGAAAAATGAGGAGTGGAAGGGAAGCATCTTCAAATATTGTAAGCAGCTTTTCATTTTACCATGTCTTAAAACTTTTACAGTACCAAATGAATCATATACTGAATCATATATGCAGAAGatggcattttaaaaagagattaCTTTATTGAATGTATCATTATTTGCTGATGcatgaaataatgaaattctAACATTCTCCTTAAATGGGAGATCTGCTCAATCTCTTTAGACATGCCAGAGTTTCAATCACATTTCAGTTAGACCTAGCAAGCAAAATTTTTCTATCAGGCAGCCTTTGCTGGTTGTCAAGTGTTATTAGTGAAGCATTGATTATGGATGTCCCAAGCTTGTCAGCAGCATTGTGCAATAAGTCCTGTATGTTGAATTATCAgtaaacaaggagaaaaaattgtATAGATGGGTGTTTGGCTACTTTCCAAATGACTTTTAGTTACTGAGATAGTTTTGTTTGGAGGGTATGATGTGCTGGTCCTTGGGTTCAGAGTGGCATTACAACAGATGCAAGCAGAAAGATAATTTGGTCCCCGCTTCATTCTCTAATTTGTCAGTTTTTGAACAAGTTTTCCCTTGAGTGAAGCTGAGGAAGCTTGACAGAAAGGACTGCCATGCATGTTGCTGGCATTCCATTCCCTTTCTGCGTGAGCAGGTGGGTACAGAGAGCAAGTTGTTCTCAATACACTCCTTGGCTCCAGGGCCACAAGCACCTTGGCCCGAGGTGCTGCTGACAACCAGTTCTTTGCTCAGCCTTGGTGTGCTCTGCCCAGGATGGGGTGCTCTGCCCAGGATGGGGTGCTCTGCCCAGGATGGGGTGCTGGCAGTGTGCTATGGCCCATGGTATGTGAATGGATGGCTCATactcaggcagcagagacatCTGTGGGTGACTCCCATGGCTCCCTTTGGGTAGCCACTCGGTGAAACAGGGGCTATGTGGCAGTCCTGGGGCTATTTTTGCCTCCAAGACAGGGAAAAGCCATTGAAATGCAATTCAGATATGAATTCAAGCTGAAGTCACTGACTTCAGTGCAAGATATCCAGCATTGCCTGATGTAGCACTGTACTGTTGtcagagcaggctgcagcatCAAAAGAGGCAATAATACAGTTTAGGAAAATGAATCAGAAGGATGATTTTCCCCAAGGCTGTAAATGGTAAAATGAATCAGAGCTCATTTAACTCAGAAGGGTGAAGTTCCTATATCTCAATCCTAGGCTACGACAGTTGTTCTAGTTGTTGTCCCTTACCAGTATTGTATGTTAATCATGGCTTTTGTGGCTTCTAATAACACCTGTGTAATCTTGGCTTTTCTTGCACTGTCCTGTTCAATGAGGAACAGTGTACAAGTTTGGAATTATAAGCAGTTCTGTTGTCTATGACTGATTATTACTTGCCTGCTGCTTCTTCAACAGAGACAGGATGGTTTTTTGGCTTTTATGTCAAGGAGGATTgtgggggagagggagagacacTGACTTGGTTGAGGTTTTATTTCAGGGGAAAGGAAGATTTGGAGTTTTTTCTCTGAGTAATAGAGTGATTTAAGATGTCTGCAGGAAGTGGTGTGATGTGTTTTCCTCCACCCACTGTTCTATACTCAATACACTCATTGGCTCCAGGGCCATGAGCAAGTCCTACACAAAGCTTCAACATGTGCCCTGTGGGTAGCATATAGTCACAGTAACTCAGCTGTGAAATACTTGGAGGGTCATGTCGTCCACTTGGTTGATCTTTTACAGCAGGAAGCGGGGGGCAAATGAGGGtcattttttaaagctttgaGGCAGCTATAGCATGACTAATTTCAGCTGTGATTCACCTCCCTGATACTACTTGGACTGCTTGCCTGAAATTGCACATTGCATGAACTTATTACCATAAATAGGGATttccaaagatttttttcagtacTTTCTTGTGCTCAACCAGTTGTTTAGACCTCACATGAGGCAAAAGGCCCTAATACTAGATAAAGAATAAGTAGTAGTGTGAGATAGAGTGAGTACTCTGAGGGAACAGGCACATGTATTTGTCAAGCTACTGTCTGTGATACCTGAGAAATTGTGGCAGTCAGAAGTCCCAGGTGACTGGAAAACCAGAAACATTGTACCCATCTTTTAAAAGGATAGAATGGCAGACCCTGGGTACTACCCAGCAGTTAGCATCCCCTCTGTGCCTGGGGAGGATCACAGAACAGACCCTCCTAGACACTCTGctgaggcacagcagggacagggaggtgatTTGGGACAGCCAGCAGAGCTTTACCAAGGGCAAGTCCTGCCTCATCAGCCTATGGCTCCACTCTATGATGGAGTGACTGCATCACTGGGTAAGGGAAGGGTCACAGATGTCATTTATCTGGACTTCTGTAGAGCCTTGACACGGTTCCCCACAACATCCTTCTCTCTAAATtggagagagatggatttgatGGGTGGACTCTTAGGTGCATAAGTAATTGGTGGAGCACTTGCATGCAGAGGGTCATGGTCAATGGCTCAGAGTCCTAAAGGACCTCAGTGACAAGTGGTATCCCTCAGGGAACCATAGTGGGACCACTTTTATTTAGCATTTTCATTAATGACATAGATGAAGGAATTgagtgcagcctcagcagatTTGTAGTTTTGTAGATGACACCAAAGAGAGGAGTGACAcacccagagggacctggacaagctcaaAAGAGTGCATGGGAATCtcatgaggtttaacaagtgcaaagtgctgcacctgggttggGGCAGCCCCTGGTATCAACACAGGCTGGGGGATAAACAGattggagcagctctgctggggaggacttgggggtgctggtggatgagaggttGGACAGGAACGCTTggagcccagagagccaaacaTAACCTGGGatgcatccaaagcagcatgagcagcagggtgagggaggggattctgcccctccaTTCTGCTCAgttgagaccccacctggagtgctgcatccagctctggggtcccagcacaggaaggatgtGGACCtcttggagcaagtccagaggagggtctccaagatgatcagagggatggggcacctctcctgtgaggaaaggctgagagaattgggatttcccagcctggagaagagggggCTCCAGGGTGACCTAATTGCTGGCTTGCAGCACCTGGAAGGAGCCTAAAAGAGAGATGGTGGAAGAcattttacaagggcatgtggtgataggacaagagggaatggcttcaaactaaAAGGGAGTAGGTTTAGATGAGATAGTAGGAAGAAGAAAtgctttactgtgagggtggtgaggcgcTGAAAGAGGTTTCCCCAATAAGTTGCGGATGCCCCATCCCTAAgcgttcaaggccaggctggacggggctttgagcaaccagGTCTAGTGGAagctgttcctgcccatggttggaactaggtgatttttaaggtcccttccaccccaaaccattctatgattctgtgatattgGACTAACTGTGCTAATTATCCTACCTGCCTCCCTTGTCCTTCATCTCAAGTTGTCCTTTATAACTGCAGGCATAAACAAAGTCTAAAGTCATAAAAACCTGACATGGAAAGGTATAGAAACAGAACATGGAGTTCTCAAAATAtcaaaagagggagaaaatagAATTATTTACTCTAGACTGTAAAAAATGGCATGTCTGTGTTAGGAAAAATAGGACATTGATGACTAATTAGTCTTTTGTTTATGTGGCTTCTGAACAAATTGTCGCCGACTTCCTTCTTTGGCAACAGGTTTATAAGACAAGTCATCTGATAATGACAAAAGTAATTTGTAATATACAGAACATTTTTACATTTCCCTTCACCTGAAACAGATATACAGAGTAATAATTATTGTAGTCAGATGTTTACATTAGAAAAATCCACTTGCAAGTTACAAACACTGAGTGGATTTTGGACAGATGTAAATTACTTTAGTTTAGAAGCTCAGTTTGACTCCTTTTTTCACAAAAGAAAGTGTTATGTCTGTTTTACCCCAATTTGTCATAATTTCTGAAACATTACCAGCAATAATTTACAAATTGCTGTAACTAAATTCCCTGGAGTGCacatagtttttaaaaatatctgttaGCCTTTGCTGATCTATTCTCCTTTATTCCCCACCCTattgttaaaaataattttgttagGCACTGGTTAACAATTCTGGTTCTAAAGATTGGaataaaaaacaacagcaaatatttcagctatctttatagaaatataaatatataccaTATAaactatatattatataaatatatataacatatataatatatgttatatatgatataatatataataaagatgcaattattatatattatttatattatctAAATTCTATATTATaacaataaatatatatatttgtgtttgTGCTTCATATGGAtttgtctttctcttcctttatttattttgtgttaCTAGAAATATCTTTCATTGCCTTTAATGGCTCTTTCTGCTTGATACCCTTCTAGAATCAGAAGGGTCTGGTTTGGAAGGGGCCTTTAAAGGCCTTCTAGTCCAACTCTCCTGCAATGGGCAGGGGCATCTTCAAATggaccagattgctcagagccccatcaaACCTGAccctgaatgtttccagggTTGGGGCATCcatcacctctctgggcaacctgggctagtgttTTATCACCCTCATCATAAAAGTATTCATCCTTGTCTGTAGTCTGACTCTACCCTCTTGTGGTTTAACACCATTGCCCCTCATCCTGTTGCTACAAGTCCTGATTAAGATGtctgtccccatctttcttgtaAGTCCCCTTTAAGTACTGAAAGTCTGCAACAAGGTCTTCCCaaagccttctcctctccaggctgaactaCTCCAACTTTCTCATCCTTTCCTCGTAGGAGAAATGCTCCACCCCTCTTGTCTTGTTTCTGTGCTCCAACAGATCCGTCTTTAAAATCATAATTCCTCTGATTAAATCCAAATATCATTGTGCTCTTTCTTCATACTTGGTGGTGCACCcaaatttctgctttcttttactttttttccctcaaactTACTCTGCCTTTCCTTCTTATTTTATGTTGTTTGACCAGTCCCTAGTCTCTTCTGCTGCTCATCACTTCCCTGCCTTCTTATCTGACCTTGTGCTTCCAGGCTTTGTGAAACAGGATCAAACAATCTGACGAACCTGCAAGTGTTGAAGGAAGCTTAGCATGTGAATTTTAGGACTGGTGTTTGTGTCGATAATGACCCGAACCAAATCCTAAACTGAAACCACCCCGGGTTTCTGATTCCAAGATCTGCAGGACAGTTGAAGTCCTGCAATGACAGCCAAGTGACTCAGGCCTGTCTGCGCTGTATGACAGGTGCAAGGACAGATTAAATAGCAAGAGACCATGCAGGCACACCAGCATGCTACACTCCCTGTTCATGGAAGTGAATGCTGTGTGGATGAGACAAGCTGGCTGCCCAACGGTTGCAAATTCCAGCAAGGAAATTCTTTGGTTCAGTCCCATTTGTGTCTGCCAATAAAATGTAGGCCTAGTTGCAGACAGATTTCTTACAATGAAAATTGTAGCAGTGTCACTGAAACTGAAAAGGCCACCCTGGGCTCCATGCTGCTACTTGGTCCAAGGTGAAGAGGCTGTAGATGCCAGTGGCTCTGGCTGCTTCCTGTGCCATTGCCAGCAGGCAGCACTTAACATGTGAGCTGCCCATGGTTCATGGTGCAGGGGCAAGTCATGTGTTTGTTAACAGCTAAGGCACACAGGAGTTGGGAAAGAACAGAACTGTTGTTGAACTCTGCAGTGAGTAATAAAGTTGGCTTGTTTAAACCATGAAAAAGTGAGGCTTTCTGAAGCTCTGGGATCCTTGGCTTTGTTTTTAATACAAGAACAAGAGACTTGTTTGGAGCTCATGTAGATGGAGAGAGTCTTCTAGTATATTACCAAGACTTAGGCTTAGATGGGTATCATCTAAAAGATGTGGGCATATACGAGAGAGAAATATTGcctggaaatgactgcagacTTGTAATACTGAAGGTGTTACATAAActatgataaaaaaaaaaagtcacacaGCTGCATTATATCCATATTAAAGCTGTCTAAAAGAAATGCCTGTGTGTTCCTGTTTATAACTGCTTTCAGCATTATGGTTGTCTGCACCCCAGATGTTTTTCATAGAGcaacttaaattttttttctcttccctctttTCAGAAGTAGCCAATAAGTAATGGGCGAGCTATTTGTCTTTTCTCTTCTATACCCTGCATCACCTTTCCTTCATGTTCCACTTTTTCAGACAGCTTGTAAAGTATTGTATCACATGTTCTTAACAACAGAGTGGGCTCTTCCACACCCATTTGTTTAAACCTGCTGGCGCAGTCCTTTGATACCAGGTTTGTTGAAAAAATCCTACAGTTTCACTCCCTGCCTGGTGCAGAGCTATATTTAGTGTGCATGGTGCTGGGGAAAAGTTGAACTGCCTCTGTATTTCCATGTGGCTGCTGAGTCTGTCCTTAGCCAGGCATGAGTGGTCAAAGGGTACAAAGGCAGCCCAGAGCCCACACACTGAGGAGGCCGAGGCAAGGGAAGGATTTCCTGGCTCACTGTTGCCACTGTCCAGAACAGCAGTATAAGACAGCTATTGCACAAGAatctggatttttctttttcattcccGTCCTTGAAACTGGGGAGGGATTGTTAGCACAAGGCAAAGAGATTTGTTGCAGCCAACCTTCTCTTCCTACCCCTTCGAAAACCCCAATCCAGCAtttcctccaggagcaggaaatgTTGCTGTAATCATAACTGTATATTATATTACCATAATATTGTATCAATAAGACTTTTGCTGCCTCCTTCACATTCGGCATTCTGGCAAGACTTTTAAACtaagcagaaattattttacttattACAGAGAATTATATTCTCTGTATGAAAACATAATTTGATAGAAACATTTAGAGTTCTtagaggaaaagaaacattttcaaaaacacTGCAGCTGTAGAGTACATCTGCTTTTCCTCATAAATGTTATCTATAATGACTCACTGGGTAACACTGAATGAAACTCAGTTCTAGACATATAAAGACAGCTCTGAATTTTCAAAACTGTCTACAGCTTTTGGATTACCATTTGGTCCTGTTGACCAAATAGGAGCTGGACACTGGCTGGGCACTGTGCTGGTAGATATGATGACAGGTTTCAGATTTTAGGTATTTTAGAGAATAACTAAGGTGTGCCAATCATCCTGTTCAGACACACCCTCATGTGTAAAAGTCACCAAATCATTATACAGAAATGCTGTGAAATACAAACTCAGTCCTGGAGCTCTGGATTAAGAAGGTGGGTTGGGGTAAGAAGGTTATCAAACCTGCCTCAGCAAAGATCCTGTGCACTGCTCTTGTCTGCAGATGGAAGAGATATGTGGTGGTTATGAAGCCTTGGAGAAACTGCATAGTGTTACAGGGCAGCTGATGGCCCCTAGGTATCAGTGTTTGGGGAAATTTGTACCTAACTTTAGTGATTGATTTCTGCTGTTCATGTCAGCACTGCTAACACCGTCATATTTATTCCAGGGGAAGGTTATGGCAATCTCTTGGAACAAACTTCGAACTGAACCACAGGTACCTGTGACTGGGTCCCCTCACAGCATTCTCCTGCTGAGCTGATAAATGAGCTGTAACTGTTGTGACAGCCACAGTGGAGAGCGTGAGTCTCTTAAGCCCCAGAGGAGCCATTGAGGCTGAGAGGTGGAGGAGAGCAGAGTGGCAGACTTGAGCAGTCTTTCACACAAATTGCATTGGACAGTGGAATTAAAAGGTTTGAGGGAGATGAACTTACCTTGGCCTGTTGTTTCATGACCGAAAGTTTCTGAGTTCCCAAGGATATTTCTACCAAAACCAGGGATGGTTTGCTTTCCCTCTGTTGGAAAGCAAAAGTAAAGAGATGAAAACCACATCCCAATTCTTATTTGTATGTGTTTGCTGTGAATTCTGTGGAACTATGCTGGTTGAagctaaaaaattaaattctttacaGATTTTATCACTTATTTTGGCCAGGCAATTATTTTCTGGCTTAAAGCAAGTGACTTTTTTCACTTTCTACAGGAGTAAAGCCTATCTatccctattaaaaaaaaaagtattaaaaatataatttgacAGTAACATCTTCAAATGCTAAAGCTGACAGTAATTTTACTGTAGTGTGGTCATGTTTTTGTAAGCATTGCATTGGAAGAAATTTTATGTTCCTAGATGGGACAGAAGATGATcacaaaaatgcaaatttgcatagcacacaggaaaaagcagcaaggcCTTATCTTTGGATAGTGCTTCTTTTGAATCCATAGTGTCTGAAGCTGTGAAAGAGTACACAGGAGTACCATTGCTACCTTACAAAGGTACACCCAACATCCCCGAATCTTCTGAGGAGAGATTGAAAGAAATACAGTCTTGCTGTTCTGCACCACCAGGCAAACATGCATTCCCTTCAGAGCAGGCACAGTTtgccctgctctcctccagTGCTGAGCATCTGTGCCCATGTGAACATACCACGAGGTGATAAAATGCTGGATGGGGTATTTCATTGTTTAGTTGAGGGTTTCACCACTGTGAGCTGGGTCCAGGTTTGACCTGAGTGCTAATCCACTGCTAATCCAGCAGTGGTTTTTGTGTATTAAACAGTTACAGTATAGCTCAGGATAGCATAGCATAGCAATGGCTTCTATGGGTATGTGTTTGCAGTATACCAGATTCTTCAGGTGAAAACAATTGCATTCATATTCAGTGAAGATGAAAGGGAAAGATACAAATGTATAAGTCATAAATGTGTGGGTTTTGGAGTTGATGGCAAATAAGGAATAGTTAATAGCATATCCTGTAAAACTGAGACCATGGAGATGCACTGTACCAGAGTTTCACCATGTCCTTCCAACAGAGGAAGATAACTTGCTTTCAGGATTGTTTTTATAAGTAAATGTAAGAGAGAGTGCTAAaaattccctttctttttcatcCTGCTGAATTGAACTGCATATTACATGGTATCTTGTATATAAAGGGAAATTtaagaaatagaaattaataaTCAAGAGTTTTGTGCACCCTACACCCTCCAAGGAAGTCTGTGTGGACTGCTGGTTTACCAGAGACACCTTTTCCATTGTAGACAAATCTGATTACTGCTTTTCTGCCCCATCTGTAAACCAGAGATGATATTTCTTCATATCTTAGATACCTCCAATGctaaaacaacaaatatttGTAACTTTTTTTGTGATTCTGGATTACATAATTTTCTGGCACTTTTCTGTTACATACTAGGAGTTATGTGAACCTTGATTTCCCAGAGAGGCTTTATCAAAGACTTAGAGCAAGGAGAAGGCAGCTTTCTGAAAAGTGTACTATGTATTTAAGAATTGTATCCCTTCTAAAGATTTCCTTGTGTTTATCTTCAGGTTATTAACATCCTGCAGCAAGTCATCACTTCAGCCTAAGGGCTTGTGGAAGAAATAAACTCTACATGAAAACTGAATGTAATTAAGTCTTACATTGAGGACCCTGATGAGTGATGCACAGGGAGAAGTAGAAGATGGTGAATTTCACAGAGAATGCGACTGAGAAATGCAATATTAATCATGATATCCACGAGACATTATCCCCTGTGGTGTACATATTTGTGTTTATATTAGGCTTGCCAGCTAACTGCCTGTCACTGTACTATGGGTATTTACAGATCAAAGCTAAAAATGAATTAGGTATTTACCTTTGCAATTTGACTATAGCAGACCTGCTGTACatattttctttgcctttttggCTTCAGTATGCTTTACAGCATGACAACTGGACCTAcgatgagctgctgtgcaaagTTTGTGGCATCATCCTGTATGAGAACATCTACATCAGCGTGGGCTTCCTGTGCTGCATCTCCATCGACCGCTACCTGGCCGTGGTGCACCCCTTTCGCTTCCAGCGCTTCCGGACCATGAAGGCTGCTGCCATTGTGAGCAGCATCATCTGGGCCAAAGAAATTATCACCTGCTGCTTTGTCTTCACACACGGGGAGATCAGCATGGATGCTGAGAGCCACTTGGTGTGCTTTGAGCATTACCCCATCAAGAAATGGGAGCACAATGTCAATTACTATCGCTTCTCTGCTGgcttccttttccccctctttctgCTGGCCTTCTCCTACTGTGGGATTTTACGAGTTGTCCACAAGAGTCCTGGCAcccagaagaagaagaaaatacaaattaaaagaCTGGTATCAAGCactgttttcatatttttagtCTGCTTTGGACCATACCACATCCTACTTGTAGTTCGTAGCTTGTTGGAGAACAGCTGCTCATTTgctgagaaaatatttaatgtttaCCATATTTCTCTCCTGTTAACTACTTTCAACTGTGTTGCTGACCCAGTATTGTACTGTTTTTCCAGTGAAAGCACTTACCAGAACTTTGTCAAGATGAGAGACTCTTGTCTAACATGTTTAGGCCATCTGAGTACTGAGACGAAGGAATCCTATCCACTAAACACTACTGAAACTCCCAACAGAAAACAGCATGAACAACAACCAGGGTTATTACAAATACCACTTGATGGTGCTGGAATGAAGGACTGCTTCACAACTAATGCAGACAGCCTATAGCATTAATCAAAAGGACCATAATCCTACACCTGCAGCTATGGATGACCATGCTTGTGTGTCTGTCTGAATTTTTCATGTATTACAGCAGTGTGACCTCCCAAAGGCTTATGAGCAATGCTGTCCAGTGAAGCTGTTTCTAGAAGTGCTTGGACGCTGGCAATAGCGAGGAAAGTTTGTGCTAAGTCAGTTCAGTTATAATCACATATCTGTTGTGCTGCCACTTAAGACCTGTTTGTCTTGATGACTGCACTGACTGCAATAAGCCAGTACTCACAGTGTGTAGTTCTGGTGAACTCGTCTTTAGCTGCTTTCTGTTTGCCCCTGTAGCATCTAGAGAAAGTAATTCTCTACAAGCTGTCATCATCTGTTGAAAAGGTCAgagccaaaaaaaaattaaaatctccaTATATACTTAAAAAAAGCGCCCAATAAACACTTCTGCAATATCTGTGCAACTCTCTGAAATAACATCTCCTTCTGCAAGTTTCAAAGCCTGCAGAGGCCACACCAGAACCAGA is part of the Passer domesticus isolate bPasDom1 chromosome 6, bPasDom1.hap1, whole genome shotgun sequence genome and harbors:
- the GPR68 gene encoding ovarian cancer G-protein coupled receptor 1, with the protein product MVNFTENATEKCNINHDIHETLSPVVYIFVFILGLPANCLSLYYGYLQIKAKNELGIYLCNLTIADLLYIFSLPFWLQYALQHDNWTYDELLCKVCGIILYENIYISVGFLCCISIDRYLAVVHPFRFQRFRTMKAAAIVSSIIWAKEIITCCFVFTHGEISMDAESHLVCFEHYPIKKWEHNVNYYRFSAGFLFPLFLLAFSYCGILRVVHKSPGTQKKKKIQIKRLVSSTVFIFLVCFGPYHILLVVRSLLENSCSFAEKIFNVYHISLLLTTFNCVADPVLYCFSSESTYQNFVKMRDSCLTCLGHLSTETKESYPLNTTETPNRKQHEQQPGLLQIPLDGAGMKDCFTTNADSL